A single window of Ignavibacteriota bacterium DNA harbors:
- a CDS encoding AraC family transcriptional regulator gives MLEYKNIITYIFAIGVSQAIFLFFILWKKKENKFANKFLAATMLVFAVDLLGGIFYLTGYIKYLPWFMGLNNSFPYLYGPLIYLYVIFLIHKQEQFKWKNIIHFIPFILTQIYGLLFFYFESPEYQMSMLDFSKKPPWHIAIVGSLIPFVGIFYMVLTVIVTVDYNKNLRNKFSNIEKIDLSWLLYLVYGTVVIWTIVIFTYLLGIIYGDSFQSNLLIYITISIFLYTFAIKSYRQPETITINDESDQYKKSGLTELKADEYLKKLIDIMQNEKPYLDTRLSLYNLAEKVGISTHNLSEIINMKLEKNFYDFINSYRVEEVKKIIDEDKENKFNLLAHGLNAGFSSKSAYYSAFKKFTGITPLQYKNKPN, from the coding sequence ATGCTAGAATATAAAAACATTATAACATATATATTTGCGATCGGGGTTTCTCAAGCAATTTTTCTTTTTTTTATTCTGTGGAAGAAAAAAGAAAATAAATTTGCCAATAAATTTTTAGCCGCTACTATGTTGGTTTTTGCTGTTGATCTTTTAGGCGGAATTTTTTATCTAACCGGATACATCAAATATTTACCGTGGTTTATGGGATTAAACAACTCGTTTCCTTATTTGTATGGTCCTTTAATTTATCTTTATGTAATTTTTTTAATCCATAAACAAGAACAATTCAAGTGGAAAAATATTATTCATTTCATTCCGTTTATTTTAACACAAATTTATGGACTTTTATTTTTCTATTTTGAAAGTCCCGAATACCAAATGAGTATGTTGGATTTTTCAAAGAAACCTCCTTGGCATATTGCTATAGTCGGCTCTTTAATCCCGTTTGTTGGAATTTTTTATATGGTATTAACAGTAATTGTAACCGTTGACTATAACAAAAATTTAAGGAATAAATTTTCCAATATTGAAAAAATAGATTTAAGCTGGCTCTTGTACTTGGTTTATGGAACAGTTGTAATTTGGACAATAGTTATTTTTACTTATTTGCTTGGAATTATATACGGCGATTCTTTTCAGTCAAATTTGCTGATCTATATAACTATTTCTATATTCTTATATACCTTTGCGATCAAAAGCTATAGACAACCGGAAACTATTACGATAAACGATGAATCTGATCAATATAAAAAATCGGGACTTACGGAGCTTAAAGCCGATGAATACTTAAAGAAGTTGATTGATATTATGCAAAATGAAAAACCGTATTTGGATACAAGACTTAGTCTATATAATCTTGCGGAAAAAGTCGGAATCTCAACTCACAATCTTTCCGAAATTATTAACATGAAATTAGAAAAAAACTTTTATGATTTTATAAACAGTTATAGAGTGGAAGAAGTAAAAAAAATAATTGATGAAGACAAAGAAAATAAATTTAATTTACTTGCGCATGGTTTAAATGCCGGATTTTCTTCAAAGTCGGCGTATTATTCCGCATTTAAAAAATTCACCGGAATAACTCCATTACAGTATAAAAATAAACCAAACTAA
- a CDS encoding TonB-dependent receptor, protein MYKLIFLILLTSISLLSQNQHSGNLEGKVLDQSNKSALIGVNIFIPESELGTITNPEGKYKLVNLPAGTYTVYFTYVGYKKITKTDVIIHPKRTTYLNIEMQTLSVELNDVLVESGFFTETENKPIGTINFSSEEIRRAPGSAGDVSRIIYGLPSLAKVNDSRNSLIVRGGSPIENSFYIDNIEIPNINHFPVEGSSDGPIGILNVDFIEDVNFYSGGFSPIYGDKLSSIMEISFKEGAKDKIQSQLNLSMQGVGGGMEGPIFDKGSYMFSGSISYLDLILDESETGGAIPHYGDAQTKIVYNLNENNKLTLLDVFSWDQINLKYENALGTDLTNIYGKTDGITNASGINWQMIWGKSGYSNTSISHTYFGYNRDYSETKSKNHLFTNNSSENNIRIRNVNFLKQNNSNNFEFGFEAKYNFSKFDVLYEPWEDNYGNPTPRLYVNKDLGTSKIAMFAQHQFNISKQINLNYGARVDYFEYNDHLNFSPRLSLEYNFNNGIKLSASAGIFTQEIPENFLVQNEEFKNLQTPISDHLILGISKLLGESAKLSIEAYYKSYSNFPIDPNQPNMFLFDQSMIDGIFLNHEKLVDEGKAFSRGIEIMIQKKLAQDIYGMTSVSYSKTKYKDLENVWRDRIYDNVFNFNIEGGYIPNDEWEFKLRWIFAGGAPYTPFDLERSAQLNRGIWDTENINGKRLPDYHSLNIRVDKRFYFSGSSLIVYLSVWNAYGRENIAFYDWNEQTKKVTAQKQWSTLPVVGIDYKF, encoded by the coding sequence ATGTACAAATTGATATTTCTGATATTATTAACTTCAATTTCTCTATTGTCACAAAATCAACACTCCGGAAATTTGGAAGGGAAGGTTCTTGATCAAAGTAATAAATCAGCATTAATTGGCGTAAATATTTTTATTCCGGAATCTGAATTGGGCACTATAACAAATCCGGAAGGAAAATACAAATTAGTAAACCTACCTGCGGGAACTTATACAGTATATTTCACTTATGTAGGATATAAAAAAATAACTAAAACGGATGTTATTATTCACCCAAAAAGAACCACGTATCTTAATATAGAAATGCAGACATTATCGGTCGAGCTGAATGATGTGCTTGTGGAAAGCGGATTTTTTACTGAAACCGAAAACAAACCAATTGGCACAATTAATTTCTCTTCAGAAGAAATTAGAAGAGCGCCGGGTTCTGCCGGAGATGTTAGCAGAATAATTTACGGATTGCCTTCTTTGGCTAAAGTAAACGATTCCCGAAACAGTTTAATTGTCCGCGGCGGAAGTCCGATAGAAAACAGCTTTTATATAGATAATATTGAAATTCCCAATATAAATCATTTTCCGGTAGAAGGTTCTTCAGATGGACCAATTGGAATTTTAAATGTCGATTTTATTGAAGATGTAAACTTTTATTCAGGCGGATTTTCTCCAATTTATGGCGATAAATTATCTTCAATTATGGAAATTTCATTTAAAGAAGGCGCAAAGGATAAAATTCAATCGCAATTAAATTTAAGCATGCAGGGAGTTGGCGGCGGAATGGAAGGTCCAATTTTTGACAAGGGGTCTTACATGTTTTCCGGCAGTATTTCATATTTGGATTTAATTCTAGATGAAAGTGAAACAGGCGGAGCAATTCCTCATTACGGAGACGCGCAAACAAAAATTGTTTATAATCTGAATGAAAATAATAAACTTACATTGCTCGATGTTTTTTCTTGGGATCAAATAAATTTGAAATATGAAAATGCGCTTGGAACAGATTTGACAAACATCTATGGAAAAACGGATGGGATTACAAATGCTTCGGGTATAAATTGGCAAATGATTTGGGGAAAATCCGGATATTCAAACACTTCCATTTCCCACACTTACTTTGGCTATAACAGAGATTATTCCGAAACAAAATCAAAAAATCATTTATTTACAAATAATTCTTCCGAAAACAACATTCGTATAAGAAATGTAAATTTCTTAAAGCAGAACAATTCCAATAATTTTGAGTTTGGTTTTGAAGCCAAATATAATTTCAGCAAATTTGACGTTCTATACGAACCTTGGGAAGATAATTACGGAAATCCCACTCCAAGGCTTTATGTTAATAAAGATCTTGGCACAAGTAAAATAGCTATGTTTGCTCAGCATCAATTTAATATTTCCAAACAAATAAATTTAAACTACGGTGCAAGAGTCGATTACTTTGAATATAACGACCATTTAAATTTTTCACCTCGATTATCTTTAGAATATAACTTTAATAACGGGATCAAGCTTTCCGCGAGTGCGGGAATATTTACACAAGAGATACCTGAAAATTTTCTAGTACAAAATGAAGAATTTAAAAATTTGCAAACCCCGATCTCGGATCATTTAATTTTAGGTATCAGCAAATTGCTTGGTGAATCTGCAAAGTTAAGTATTGAAGCCTATTATAAATCATATAGTAATTTTCCTATTGATCCCAATCAACCGAATATGTTTTTGTTCGATCAATCGATGATTGACGGAATTTTCTTAAACCACGAAAAATTGGTAGATGAAGGGAAAGCATTTTCCAGAGGAATTGAAATAATGATACAAAAGAAATTGGCGCAAGATATTTACGGAATGACAAGTGTTTCATACTCCAAAACAAAATATAAAGATTTAGAAAATGTTTGGCGCGATAGAATTTATGATAATGTTTTTAATTTTAATATTGAAGGCGGTTACATTCCAAATGACGAATGGGAATTTAAATTACGATGGATTTTTGCCGGCGGCGCTCCTTATACACCATTTGATCTCGAAAGATCTGCTCAATTAAACAGAGGAATTTGGGATACTGAAAATATAAACGGAAAAAGATTGCCGGATTATCATTCATTGAATATCAGGGTAGATAAAAGATTTTATTTTTCCGGTTCAAGTTTAATTGTTTACCTTAGCGTATGGAACGCTTACGGTAGAGAAAATATTGCGTTTTACGATTGGAACGAACAAACGAAAAAAGTTACCGCTCAAAAACAATGGAGCACCTTACCGGTTGTCGGAATTGATTATAAATTCTAA
- a CDS encoding SMP-30/gluconolactonase/LRE family protein: MKLRKFYLCISFLFLPTILFSQLEKVTEGFQFTEGPVWKDGSILFSDIPANKIYKWNTKDGLSVFLEPSGNSNGLANCKDGSLLMAQHGKRRLAKLLKDGKEISLADNFYGNKFNSPNDLAVKSDGSIFFTDPPYGIDPKEEELGYYGIFRLSSSGKIYVLDNSLRRPNGIAFSPDEKLLYVTNSETNDIYVWDVKDSTITNKRIFAKMEPDGFGDGMKVDKMGRLFIAATKGIWIYENNGSLLESFEVPGQTTNCAFGDEDGKSLYITSGNAVYKYRSKLTTHEK; the protein is encoded by the coding sequence ATGAAATTAAGAAAATTTTATTTGTGTATTTCTTTCTTATTTCTTCCTACAATTCTGTTTTCGCAATTAGAAAAAGTAACTGAAGGATTTCAATTTACGGAAGGACCGGTTTGGAAAGACGGTTCTATTTTATTCAGCGATATTCCTGCCAATAAAATTTATAAATGGAACACGAAAGACGGACTTTCGGTTTTTCTTGAACCTTCAGGAAATTCTAACGGTTTGGCAAATTGTAAAGACGGCAGTCTGCTTATGGCACAACATGGAAAAAGAAGATTAGCTAAATTATTGAAAGATGGAAAAGAAATTTCATTGGCAGATAATTTTTACGGTAATAAATTTAACTCACCTAACGATCTTGCCGTAAAATCCGACGGCTCAATTTTCTTTACCGATCCGCCTTACGGAATTGATCCAAAAGAAGAAGAATTGGGCTATTATGGAATTTTCAGATTGAGCAGCTCGGGCAAAATTTATGTTTTGGATAATTCATTACGAAGGCCGAACGGAATTGCGTTTTCTCCAGATGAAAAATTACTTTACGTAACCAATTCGGAGACCAATGATATTTATGTTTGGGACGTAAAAGATTCTACAATTACAAATAAAAGAATTTTTGCAAAAATGGAACCGGACGGTTTTGGCGACGGAATGAAGGTTGATAAAATGGGAAGATTGTTTATTGCCGCTACCAAAGGAATTTGGATTTATGAAAATAACGGATCTTTATTGGAATCTTTTGAAGTTCCGGGACAAACAACTAATTGCGCGTTTGGCGATGAAGACGGAAAATCGTTATATATTACATCCGGAAACGCGGTTTATAAATACCGGTCAAAATTAACAACACATGAAAAGTAA
- a CDS encoding SIR2 family protein, whose protein sequence is MKNCEQKYLNYLPQRDVVFVFGAGASQPDGVPLQKDILPMILSDKQKDIIESKIGSTVLEFINDNFKYDHKIKQYPQLEAVFGFLDYFIQQNESLNAKYTHNKIVEIKEYLIKLIHYIVNLKTHNQSKHYNLFWQAVDKYNKNISIITLNYDTLLEQSFDILFKKSGYIDYSIHLMNYDKISELKDYNFWINPREPVMVEKDLNPFAIKILKLHGSLNWKYCNCCNQVLLTPWDRTIDLHGGKFLGYKYPNNEKYEYFCPLDQTEFQTLIMPPSYLKSLNQPVISQLFSEASREIRDAKKIVFVGYSLSDADIHIKALFKKQLRKTTKVIVINSKKAAILENKYLAIAENIQFENLAFEEFVSDDKLLKETIS, encoded by the coding sequence ATGAAAAATTGCGAACAAAAATATCTTAATTATTTACCGCAAAGAGATGTAGTTTTTGTATTTGGAGCCGGCGCTTCACAGCCTGATGGTGTGCCTTTGCAAAAAGATATTCTTCCAATGATACTTTCCGATAAACAAAAAGATATAATAGAATCAAAAATTGGAAGTACTGTTTTAGAATTTATTAATGATAATTTTAAATACGACCATAAAATAAAACAATATCCGCAGTTAGAAGCTGTTTTTGGATTTTTGGATTATTTCATTCAGCAGAATGAAAGTTTGAATGCAAAATATACACACAATAAAATTGTTGAGATAAAAGAATATCTTATTAAGCTGATTCATTACATTGTAAACTTAAAAACACACAATCAAAGCAAGCATTATAATTTATTTTGGCAGGCTGTAGATAAATACAACAAAAATATTTCTATCATTACTTTAAATTATGATACTCTTCTCGAACAATCATTCGACATTTTGTTTAAAAAATCCGGATATATAGATTATTCAATTCATTTAATGAATTATGACAAAATATCCGAGCTTAAAGATTACAATTTTTGGATTAACCCGCGTGAACCAGTAATGGTTGAAAAAGATTTAAATCCATTTGCAATTAAAATTTTAAAACTTCACGGCAGCCTGAACTGGAAATACTGCAATTGCTGCAATCAAGTTTTATTAACACCTTGGGATAGAACAATTGATCTTCACGGCGGAAAATTTTTAGGATACAAATATCCCAATAATGAAAAATACGAATATTTCTGTCCGTTAGATCAAACAGAATTCCAAACTTTAATAATGCCGCCCTCATATCTTAAATCATTAAATCAGCCAGTAATTTCGCAGTTATTCAGTGAAGCGTCTCGCGAAATTAGAGATGCAAAGAAAATTGTTTTTGTCGGTTATTCCTTATCCGATGCGGATATTCATATAAAAGCACTTTTCAAAAAACAACTCAGGAAAACGACTAAAGTAATTGTTATCAACAGTAAAAAAGCGGCAATTTTAGAAAATAAATATTTAGCAATTGCAGAAAATATTCAATTTGAAAATCTCGCTTTTGAAGAATTTGTTTCTGATGATAAACTATTAAAAGAGACAATATCCTAA
- a CDS encoding PadR family transcriptional regulator: MLSKISTLILGVLFEKERNPYEITKMLNNLNLRKWFNIADSTVYATINTLKRQGLIKGETIKEGNFPEKTIYSITAEGEFELNNTISNYLEENDPDGSKFDIALILLHHLSKDEVLQKLKIKLENLESSTYEIKTQIINLERERTIAFTGLLLLKHRLYMAETEIRTIKEIIREFNIKEEIKGPSVFDVSLV; this comes from the coding sequence ATGTTATCTAAGATTTCCACATTAATATTAGGAGTTCTTTTTGAAAAAGAAAGAAATCCTTACGAAATTACTAAAATGCTAAATAATCTCAATTTACGTAAATGGTTCAATATTGCTGATTCGACTGTATATGCAACAATTAATACACTTAAAAGACAAGGGCTCATTAAAGGCGAAACTATTAAGGAGGGAAATTTTCCCGAAAAAACCATTTATTCCATAACCGCGGAAGGAGAATTTGAGCTTAATAATACCATTTCCAATTATTTGGAAGAAAATGATCCTGACGGTTCTAAGTTTGATATTGCATTAATTCTTCTTCATCATTTAAGTAAGGATGAAGTTCTGCAAAAGCTGAAAATAAAATTAGAAAATTTAGAGAGTTCAACTTATGAAATTAAAACCCAAATTATAAATTTGGAACGGGAACGAACAATTGCATTTACTGGTCTTCTTTTACTGAAGCATAGATTATACATGGCGGAAACGGAAATCAGAACAATTAAAGAGATTATTCGCGAGTTTAACATAAAAGAAGAAATAAAGGGACCCTCGGTTTTTGACGTAAGTTTGGTTTAA
- a CDS encoding DUF4395 domain-containing protein: protein MSKIIQFGEDIKGYNIRVLNEREIRAAAGILFVLMFVAILKVIFTANFILLKYAIVIFLTDMIIRVFINPKYSPTLILGRWVVNNQTPEYVGAVQKKFAWKIGIGLGIIMLVLQVIVNSFSPITGLICFICLIFLFFESAFGICLGCKFYPMFFKDKVQYCPGEVCEIKDRHEIQKLNYVHWTIVLGFILYIVAAVFLFNDNFSKQPHDLFGAENTTEIIKN from the coding sequence ATGAGTAAAATTATTCAATTTGGTGAAGACATAAAGGGTTACAATATCCGCGTTTTGAATGAAAGAGAAATAAGAGCCGCCGCGGGAATACTTTTTGTTCTTATGTTTGTTGCAATTTTAAAAGTTATCTTTACCGCTAATTTTATTTTACTGAAATACGCAATAGTAATTTTTCTTACCGATATGATAATCCGTGTTTTTATAAATCCAAAATATTCTCCAACATTAATTCTCGGAAGATGGGTAGTAAATAATCAAACTCCTGAATATGTCGGTGCTGTACAGAAAAAATTTGCTTGGAAAATTGGAATTGGCTTGGGAATAATAATGTTAGTTCTTCAGGTTATTGTAAATTCTTTCAGCCCAATTACAGGTTTAATTTGTTTTATTTGTTTAATTTTTCTTTTTTTTGAATCCGCATTTGGAATTTGTCTTGGCTGTAAATTCTATCCTATGTTCTTTAAAGACAAGGTTCAATATTGCCCGGGTGAAGTTTGCGAAATTAAAGATCGGCATGAAATTCAAAAATTAAATTATGTGCATTGGACAATTGTTTTGGGATTTATTTTATACATTGTTGCTGCTGTATTTTTATTCAATGATAATTTTAGTAAACAGCCGCATGATTTGTTTGGTGCTGAAAATACTACTGAAATTATAAAGAACTAA
- the fbaA gene encoding class II fructose-bisphosphate aldolase, whose product MPVVDYKKYCQMLDNAKKNKFAYPAINVVSESSANSVLQALAETKSDGIIQISTGGGEFASGLAVKNAALGAISIARHVHFIADQYDINVALHTDHCQAKKVDSFLKPLIEESRKRVANGEKPLFNSHMFDGSELPLKENMDIAVGLLKECHELGIILEVEAGVVGGEEDGVNNEGAPASKLYTTPEDMLYVYERLSQVKGARYMFAATFGNVHGVYKPGNVKLKPVILKQGQDAVIAKYGEAASFDLVFHGGSGSSLEEIRETLEYGVIKMNVDTDTQYAFTRPIVEHMFRNYDGVLKVDGEVGNKKHYDPRSYLKKAEESMKNRVIEAVKDLRGEGTTLGK is encoded by the coding sequence ATGCCAGTTGTCGATTATAAGAAATATTGCCAAATGCTCGATAATGCTAAAAAAAATAAATTTGCGTATCCGGCAATTAATGTTGTTTCCGAATCTTCCGCAAATTCAGTTTTACAAGCTTTGGCTGAAACTAAATCTGACGGAATAATTCAAATTAGCACAGGCGGCGGTGAGTTTGCTTCCGGTTTAGCCGTTAAAAATGCCGCTTTAGGCGCAATTTCAATTGCGCGTCACGTACATTTTATTGCCGATCAATATGATATTAACGTAGCGCTTCATACTGATCATTGCCAGGCAAAAAAAGTTGACTCATTCTTAAAACCACTTATTGAAGAATCCAGAAAAAGAGTAGCGAATGGAGAAAAACCTTTATTTAATTCTCACATGTTCGACGGTTCTGAGCTTCCATTAAAAGAAAATATGGATATTGCCGTTGGTTTGTTAAAAGAATGTCATGAATTAGGAATAATATTGGAAGTTGAAGCAGGCGTTGTTGGCGGTGAAGAAGATGGAGTTAACAACGAAGGCGCTCCGGCTTCTAAACTTTATACAACTCCGGAAGATATGTTATACGTTTATGAAAGATTATCTCAAGTTAAAGGCGCGCGTTACATGTTTGCCGCAACATTTGGTAATGTTCATGGTGTTTATAAACCGGGTAACGTAAAATTAAAACCTGTTATTTTAAAACAAGGTCAAGATGCTGTTATCGCAAAATACGGCGAAGCCGCATCATTTGATTTGGTTTTCCACGGCGGCAGCGGTTCTTCTCTTGAAGAAATTAGAGAAACTTTGGAATACGGCGTTATTAAAATGAACGTTGATACCGATACACAATACGCATTTACTCGTCCGATTGTAGAACATATGTTCAGAAATTATGACGGCGTATTAAAAGTTGACGGCGAAGTTGGAAATAAAAAACACTATGATCCAAGAAGTTATTTGAAGAAAGCAGAAGAATCTATGAAAAATAGAGTTATTGAAGCAGTAAAAGATCTTCGCGGCGAAGGAACAACTTTAGGCAAATAA
- a CDS encoding SDR family oxidoreductase has product MSEWNLQGKKALISGGTKGIGLAIADEFLKLGADIFIVARNKNLLKEKQFQWNKKGYVALSSAKDLSNADDRNELVNEVKDNWENIDFLINNVGTNIRKKTIEFTVDEYEKVIDTNLISAFELSRLFYPLLRKSEYASVVNITSVAGLTHLRTGSPYAMTKAAMVQLTRNLAVEWAEENIRVNAIAPWYIDTPLVENLMKDEDYLKAVIERTPMKRIGKPEEVASLAAFLCMEKSSYITGQTIAVDGGFTIYGF; this is encoded by the coding sequence ATGAGCGAATGGAATTTACAAGGTAAAAAGGCTCTCATTTCCGGAGGTACAAAAGGTATTGGTTTAGCTATTGCAGATGAATTTTTAAAGCTTGGCGCAGATATTTTTATTGTGGCAAGGAATAAAAATTTATTGAAAGAAAAACAATTTCAATGGAATAAAAAAGGTTACGTTGCATTAAGTTCAGCAAAAGATTTAAGTAATGCGGATGACAGAAACGAATTGGTAAACGAAGTAAAAGATAATTGGGAAAATATTGATTTTTTAATCAATAATGTTGGAACAAATATTCGAAAAAAAACGATAGAATTTACCGTTGACGAATATGAAAAAGTAATTGATACAAATTTAATTTCCGCTTTTGAACTTTCCAGGCTTTTTTATCCATTGCTTAGAAAATCTGAATATGCAAGCGTTGTAAATATTACGTCGGTTGCCGGATTAACACACTTGCGCACCGGTTCACCTTATGCAATGACTAAAGCCGCAATGGTTCAACTTACAAGAAATTTGGCGGTCGAATGGGCTGAAGAAAATATACGCGTTAACGCTATTGCGCCTTGGTATATTGATACACCGCTAGTTGAAAATTTAATGAAGGATGAAGATTATCTTAAAGCCGTAATTGAAAGAACACCGATGAAAAGAATCGGTAAACCCGAAGAAGTAGCTTCGCTGGCAGCATTTTTATGTATGGAAAAGTCTTCTTATATAACCGGACAAACAATAGCAGTTGACGGCGGATTTACAATTTATGGATTTTAA
- a CDS encoding HAD family hydrolase, whose translation MIECVVFDLDGTLVNSHENIYKAAVKTLEKLNLSTNVDKEIFYNLLGHHFKVIFDGCNVYVPDVEQFIDEYKKLYFDFIDESSLYKNSKQLLEFLHSKNVKTGLLTTKAQDQAENICAHFGLTKYLDVIEGRKIGIPIKPAPDQFFKICKEVNADPVNSLMVGDTELDILCGKSAGAKTAVVAYGYRKLEELKTYDPDYYINDLIEIKEII comes from the coding sequence ATGATAGAATGCGTTGTATTTGATTTAGACGGAACGCTCGTCAATTCACATGAAAATATTTATAAGGCGGCAGTTAAAACTTTAGAAAAGTTAAATCTTTCTACAAATGTAGATAAAGAAATATTTTACAATTTATTGGGTCATCACTTCAAAGTTATTTTTGACGGCTGTAATGTATATGTTCCTGATGTTGAGCAATTTATTGACGAATACAAAAAACTTTACTTTGATTTTATTGATGAATCAAGCTTATATAAAAATTCTAAACAATTGCTGGAATTCTTGCATTCAAAAAATGTTAAAACCGGATTACTAACTACAAAAGCTCAAGATCAAGCAGAAAATATTTGTGCGCATTTTGGACTTACAAAATATTTAGACGTGATTGAAGGAAGAAAAATAGGAATACCCATAAAACCAGCTCCGGACCAATTCTTTAAAATTTGTAAAGAAGTAAACGCCGATCCGGTAAATTCTTTAATGGTTGGAGATACTGAATTGGATATTCTTTGCGGAAAAAGCGCCGGTGCAAAAACCGCGGTTGTTGCATACGGTTATAGAAAATTGGAAGAACTTAAAACCTATGATCCGGATTATTATATAAATGATCTAATAGAAATTAAAGAAATTATTTAA
- a CDS encoding enoyl-CoA hydratase/isomerase family protein — MNKGFVKLEVKNKIAEITFYHPKSNSLPSSLIKQIIEKFNQLSEDENVNVIILQSEGEKTFCAGASFDELIEINNFDDGKKFFLNFANLINSIRKCRKIVIGKIVGKVVGGGVGLVSVCDYNFATKDSSLKLSELALGLGPFVVGPPIERKIGKEAFVEMSLDCEWRSAEWAKQHGFYNEVFDSIDELNKKLNDFTLQLCERSPVALSQLKLMYWEGTEHWDKLLEQRAENSGKLVLSDFTKKFIQKFKDGSN, encoded by the coding sequence ATGAATAAAGGTTTTGTAAAATTAGAAGTTAAAAACAAAATTGCTGAAATCACCTTTTATCATCCCAAAAGCAATTCACTGCCGTCAAGTTTGATTAAACAAATAATAGAAAAATTCAATCAACTCTCTGAAGACGAAAATGTTAATGTAATAATTCTGCAAAGTGAGGGCGAAAAAACATTTTGTGCCGGCGCTTCTTTTGATGAACTAATTGAGATAAATAATTTTGACGACGGGAAAAAATTCTTTTTAAACTTTGCAAACCTTATAAATTCTATTAGAAAATGTAGAAAGATTGTTATTGGAAAAATAGTAGGAAAAGTTGTCGGCGGCGGAGTTGGTTTGGTTTCTGTTTGCGATTATAATTTTGCTACAAAAGATTCGTCACTCAAATTAAGTGAACTGGCTTTAGGTTTGGGTCCTTTTGTTGTTGGTCCACCAATAGAGAGAAAAATTGGCAAAGAAGCTTTTGTTGAAATGTCGCTTGATTGCGAATGGCGCTCTGCCGAATGGGCAAAACAGCATGGATTTTACAATGAAGTTTTTGATTCCATTGATGAGCTGAATAAAAAGTTGAATGATTTTACTTTACAATTATGCGAACGAAGTCCGGTTGCTTTATCTCAATTAAAATTAATGTATTGGGAAGGAACCGAGCATTGGGATAAATTGTTAGAGCAAAGAGCAGAAAATAGCGGTAAGTTAGTTTTATCGGATTTTACAAAAAAGTTTATACAAAAATTTAAAGATGGATCTAATTAG